A DNA window from Maribellus comscasis contains the following coding sequences:
- a CDS encoding RagB/SusD family nutrient uptake outer membrane protein, whose translation MRAVQWEQRLFAAEGFRFFDLRRWDNLSNKI comes from the coding sequence ATGAGAGCTGTTCAGTGGGAGCAACGTTTGTTTGCTGCGGAAGGCTTTCGCTTCTTTGACCTGCGACGTTGGGATAATCTTTCCAATAAAATTTGA